The genome window TGCAGCTCGTCAACACGGTACCCCTATTTATAGCCCTCGGAGTAATCTACTCCGCCACAGGAAGCTTCATCGTTGACTATGCCACCCTTAAGGATGTCGTAGTGTCACTCTCCTCGACTCAGCTCAGGCTACTCTACGTGATGTTCCTCGTGACGTTCCTTGCAAAATCCGGAAGCGTGCCCTTCCAGTTCTGGGTACCTGATGCCTATGAGGCTGCTCCTAGCAACATAGCCTCCCTGATGGCTGGAGCCATGGAGAAGATGGCAGTTTACGGCCTGATAAGGCTCCTCTGCAACGTCCTTCCGTGCAATGAGACCATCGGCTATGTCCTCGTTATCATCGGAATACTTACCATGACCTTCGGCACCCTCTACGCCCTTAGAGAGACCCACGCGAAGAGGCTCCTTGCCTATTCAAGCGTTGGTCAGATGGGTTACATCTGGTTCGCGGTGGGCATGGGTATGGTCTTCTTAGCAAAGGGCATGGAGAGCCTGGCTTACCTGGCCTTCCTCGCCGGAGTCTTCCACTCCTTCAATCACACCCTCTTCAAGGGGCTACTCTTCCTTATCTCTGGCAACTTCGAGTACTCTGCAGGTACGGCAGACCTCAATGAGCTGGGCGGTCTGAGGAAGGCAATGCCATACTCATCGCTCTTCACTGTTATAGGCGCGCTTTCCCTCGCTGGAGTGCCCCTCTTCAGCGGCTTCCTCTCCAAGTGGATGATTTACCAAGTAGGCTACTACTCTGGAATCTCTCTCTTTGTCCTCGGTTCAGTTATGGCAGTGTTCATGAGTGCTGTAACCCTAGCGTATTCGCTCAAGCTTTACACATCTGCTTTTGGAGGTGAACCAAACAAGAAAATAGAAAACGCCGAGGAAGTTCCCTTAGGAATGCTCCTCGCCGAGGGGATACTTGCCATAATGTCACTCGCGGTTGGAGTCTTCCCAGCCATCGCTTATCCGATACTGACGGTTTCGCTGGAGGGGAACAGCGTTACAGTTACCGTTGACTCTATATTCACTGGCTTTGAGTACTTCTCACCAATAGCCCTGCTCCTTGCGGTTTCATTCGTTGCAGTTGCTTTGTACTTTGTCCTTAGACCAAAGACGACCGATGTCAAACCTTGGAACGTGGGAGCTCTCTTTCTCCCAGAAGAAAGATACGGAGCAAAGGCTAGGGACTATTATGAGCAGTACTTTAGTGAAATGGAGGGTGTGTATAAACTTGGAAAAACCGCTGGTATGGTCGGAAAGGTCATTCTTTCAGCTTTACTATCTTTTTATCTCATCCTTGCCAAGGGACTCGTATATACAGGCAGAGAGAAAAAGCGCTCTTTCACCCTCAGTGAGCTTCGTCATCACAGCGCTAGATACCTAGACGAGGCATTCTTTGTTCCGATAATGGACTTGGTCAAGAACATTGTTGTGCTAATTTCTGGCATTTCAGTGTCCATGGATGATCTCTTCTTGGCCTCAATGCTGACTACGGCAATAATACTTGCACTCTTGGTGCTGTGAGGTGATGAGGATGGATTATGTAAGTTTAATTGCTGCTCCAATAGTCATTTTCCTCCTTCCTCCACTCCTTGATGGAATAGGACGAAAAATAAAGGCAAGGATTCAATACAGGAGAGGTCCACCGATAATGCAGACATTCTACGACCTTGAAAAGCTGCTCAAGCTACCGTCAGTGCTTCCAACCGAGAACCTTATCTTCAGATTAGCACCCTATATCGCACTGGCTTCTGCTGTTGCTGGAGGATTAATGCTTCCCTTTGGTAAAGAACCAGTATTAGCCTTTGGAAAAAGCCTCATAGTTTTCTTCTACGTTATGACAATGGTCAGCGTGGCTATGGTGTTAGCAGCTTTCTCCGTCCAGAATGCGTTCTCGCACATAGGAGGACATAGGGAGGTTATGCTGATACTTTCGATTGAGCCAGTGTTGGCCAGTGTCTTCGGTGTCCTAGCATTCAAACTTGGAACACTCAACGTTGCCGAGATGCCCTTCAGTGTTGGTCTTTCACTTTCCGTTGCCCTCGCTTACATCCTGCTGGCTTACGCGGTCTATGTTGAGGGTGGTTTCGTACCTTTTGATATAGCCGAGGCAGAGACCGAGGTAATTGGAGGGCCTCTCACCGAGTACAGCGGGAGACTCCTTGGGATATTCAAGTACTCCCTTCTAATAAAGAGGATAGTACTGCTCTGGCTACTGTCTTCATTGGTCATGATTCCCGCTCTGGATTTCCTCGGTATAACTAGCTCTATAGTAGTGTTTATCGCTCAACTTGTCATGACTTTCTTGTTGTATTCACTTGCTGTGGCATTAGAGGCTGCAAATGCTCGTTTGAGAATTGACCAAGCAGTTTCCCTGAATAAGAAGATATTCCTCATGTCCCTGGTTGTTTTGTTAATAGCGTTAGCGGGGTGGTGAATTATGGAGTGTAGCGTGTGTGCTGGTGGATGCAAATCTGCTGAAGTTGATGAGACTCTTGAGGATGGTCATCTGAGGAAGTTTGTGGAGAAATTCAAAGAAGTTATTTTTGAATGTAAAAAGCTTACGAGAAACCAGTACTTGTTCGTAGTCGATAAGAACGCCCTTCCAGAAATGGTGCTCTACTGGCACAACAACTCTGAGCTAAAAGAGACTCACTTCTCGATGGGAATTGGAACTGACGAAAGGAGCATTGCTGGAAAGTTTGCATACGCTCCGGTGATAAACGTTACCGTTGAGCCTGGAAATGGAGATAAGAACTACTGGGTTATCTTGAAAGCATATCTTGACGAGGACAACCCTGAATTTCCGTCAATAGCTGCAGAGCTTCCAGCTGCACTCTGGGCAGAGAGGGAGGTTTACGATCTTCTTGGCTTTAACCCTAAAGGTCATCCTGACTTAAGGAGG of Thermococcus sp. M39 contains these proteins:
- a CDS encoding respiratory chain complex I subunit 1 family protein → MDYVSLIAAPIVIFLLPPLLDGIGRKIKARIQYRRGPPIMQTFYDLEKLLKLPSVLPTENLIFRLAPYIALASAVAGGLMLPFGKEPVLAFGKSLIVFFYVMTMVSVAMVLAAFSVQNAFSHIGGHREVMLILSIEPVLASVFGVLAFKLGTLNVAEMPFSVGLSLSVALAYILLAYAVYVEGGFVPFDIAEAETEVIGGPLTEYSGRLLGIFKYSLLIKRIVLLWLLSSLVMIPALDFLGITSSIVVFIAQLVMTFLLYSLAVALEAANARLRIDQAVSLNKKIFLMSLVVLLIALAGW
- a CDS encoding complex I subunit 5 family protein, producing MIEIPIALYSISAVSGLIGDFKRSIKVSSVLSAVASLSLIGIVADALSKGLPVQESFLGVSLTIDSISLPFLFILALLSLVVSVYSFSYMEVHRDVERPFAYTLLYGTFVVSMVFVVLVSNLLWFVFFWELMTLTSFVFVSWKEQNAGIKYLLTMQLVNTVPLFIALGVIYSATGSFIVDYATLKDVVVSLSSTQLRLLYVMFLVTFLAKSGSVPFQFWVPDAYEAAPSNIASLMAGAMEKMAVYGLIRLLCNVLPCNETIGYVLVIIGILTMTFGTLYALRETHAKRLLAYSSVGQMGYIWFAVGMGMVFLAKGMESLAYLAFLAGVFHSFNHTLFKGLLFLISGNFEYSAGTADLNELGGLRKAMPYSSLFTVIGALSLAGVPLFSGFLSKWMIYQVGYYSGISLFVLGSVMAVFMSAVTLAYSLKLYTSAFGGEPNKKIENAEEVPLGMLLAEGILAIMSLAVGVFPAIAYPILTVSLEGNSVTVTVDSIFTGFEYFSPIALLLAVSFVAVALYFVLRPKTTDVKPWNVGALFLPEERYGAKARDYYEQYFSEMEGVYKLGKTAGMVGKVILSALLSFYLILAKGLVYTGREKKRSFTLSELRHHSARYLDEAFFVPIMDLVKNIVVLISGISVSMDDLFLASMLTTAIILALLVL